Genomic window (Sulfurovum sp. NBC37-1):
TCGGTTCTACAGCGGACGATATCGCAAACCTTCAAGCTCAAATCGATAAACTAAAAGTAAAGCAGGGGAAAATTAATGCCCAATCTGCAAATGACAACATCAAATGGGGTGTAGACTTCAGAACAGCGTATGACAATATCAACTATGATATGGCTGATGGTAGCTCTGTAGGTAATGATTCACTTCTTTCTATGAGACTTTGGCTAAATATGGCGTATGCACCAGACAGCCACAATGTATTTAAAGGTCAGCTTTCCATGAACAAAGCGTTCGGTGCTGATTTTGGTACTGCCAACAATAAGACAAGAGCCCTTAGTATGGGTGGAATGTTCGACTGGACAGGAAACGAAGCATTGACAGACAACAGCCTGAAAGTAAGACAGGCATACTGGCTCTATCTTGGTGACAAAGCATTCGGTGCTGATATCCCTTGGACATTCTCTATCGGTAGAAGACCATCTACAACCGGTTTCCTTGCAAACCTCAGAGAAGACGATGCCGCACAATCTCCACTTGGTCACATCATCAACGTTGAATTTGATGGATTGAGTTCAAAGCTTGACCTTTCAAACGTGACGGGTGTAGCTGGTATGTCTTTCAAAGTATGTTTGGGATACGGTGCAACAAATGCTGAGCCACTTTTTACAGGTCCTACACCATATGCGGACACGGAAAATAATTTAGATGATATCAAGTTAGGTGGGTTTATCTTTGAACCGTACAATGATGGACAGTTCATCGTAAAAGCAACTTGGTTCAAAGCTTGGGATCTCCCGGGACAGCAAAGTCCAATGAACCCGGAATTTGATGGTAACTTCCACCAGTTTGGTGATATGCAGGGAGCAGCACTTTCTGTATTGGTTGATGGTTTGACAGAGGACGGTTACTTTGCTGATGCAAAAGTATTTGGTTCTTTTGCATGGAGTAAATCTATGCCATTCGCAGGTCAAATGATGATGGGTTCACCAGATGACGAAACAGGTACTTCCTGGTGGATTGGTGCAAATCTTCCTGTAGGTGAAGGTGCTGAATACGGTACATTCGGTGCTGAATACAACCATGGTTCACAGTACTGGAGACCATTCACTTATGCTGAAGACACTATGATCGGATCAAAAGTCGCTGCACGTGGTGATGCTTGGGAAGCTTACTACACATACCAGATCAATGATGCATTGAGCCTTCAGGCAAGATATACTGATATCTCTTATGACTATACAGGAAGTAACGGCTTCTTTGGTAACTACTCTGGGGCCTCTATTAAGATTGATGATATAAAAGCAGGTGCAGCCGGATTTGACCAAATGGCTGCGGCTGGTGTAATTCAACATCAAGACCCCGCAGGAATAATTGGTGACTTAATGGGAGCAGGTCTTACTCAGGCACAAGCTCAAGGCATGTTGATGGCAAAAGGTATGTCATCTCAAGTCGTTGAAAAAGCGCAAGACTTCAGAATCTACCTTAGATACAGATTCTAAAATTATTTAACAAAGGGCTTGCCCTTTGTTGCTCCTCTTCCGTATAGCCTGACTATATCTCATGTATTTTTATTACTATAATCTATTTGATTGATATAAAATCAGGAAATAATATTTTCTCTCTCTATTTTTCTCTATAACTATTATTATATAATACAATTAAAAGAAGTTCAGTTATAATAATATGTATTGATTATGAGATCATATTAAAAATACGATTATTGCAAAGTAATATTCAGTTAATGTAACTATGCAATAATTAAATTGAAAGGAAAAGAATGAAATTTTTGAAAAGTTTCTTGGCAGTCATAGGTGGCATAGTTATCATTGGCGCAATTGTTGCCTATGTGAAGTTTGACCTGGGCGATAAGATGGAAAAAGCTTCAAAGCTTGATCCTAAAGCGATAGGTGCTTATATGAACATGTTTGACAAAGTACTTACAACAGGTAGGGCTACCGATGCTATGGTCAGACGGGTGAAGATCGACCCGGATGTTTCTACAGAAGATGTCGTAGAAGCCATGAAGAGTATCGCTACCGATGCGAACATGGTCCAGGTCGGTGATTCGCATATGTCTGACAAGTCGATCAAAGATGGTAAAGGGAATCGGTACATCAGAATCTTGCACTACTGCAGTCCGAGTATTGCAAAACAGTTTATTGATTATTCTTTGGCATTCGGTGCTTTTATGCCATGTAGGATCCTTATCGTGGAAGATGACAATGGTGATAGATGGCTGATCACCATGGCGATGGAGCTTATGCTTTTTGGCGGGCACACGCTGCCTCCTGAAATGATGGTGAAGGCAGAGCATGTAAGAGATACTATGTATAAAATGATGGATCTCGGTGCAAAAGGCGACTTTTAAATACTATAAATATAGAATATTTTAGTATATAATAGTTAGTTATATTAAACATTAAAGTTACTAAATGAAATATTTTTGAACTGGATTGTATGTTTTGATAAATAAACTTTACAATTAAGAGAAAAAGTATTATACTTGGCAACGAAAATTTATTTTCAAATGAGTGAAAATAAAAAATTTAAAATAAGGTTGAAAATGAAAAGAGTAGTTTTTTCTATGCTATTGGCTGGTGTTGGTCTTGTGGCTGCTGAAGCGCCCTACAAATCTGGTTTGCTGTTACCACCTCAGGCTGATAAAATTTATGCAAAAGAGTGTGCGCTCTGCCATGGAAAAGATGGTAAGCAGACAAGCTTTACGGGTATAGCAAGAGCATCCTATGCTCCAATTGCCGGAATGGATACAGCTGTACTGGCCAAAACGCTGAAAGAGTACAGAGGCGGTATAAAAGCAAAAGATTACCAGTTCCCTAACAAGTACGGCTATGGTGCGGTAATGAAAAGTGCAACAAGAGACCTTTCCTGGGAAGAGATCGATGCTGTTGCCAAATATGTCAACGGTTTAAAGTAAAGGATAGATATGGATAATAAGTATATTGAAAAAATGTTATCGAAGATGGATAAAGACTTGTCAGCTCACGGTATGAGCAGAAGAGATGCTATGAAAATGGCAGGTCTTTCCGGTGCCGGCCTTTTTATGGGCGGTGCTACAGGTGCGCACGCTGAAGAAGAAAAGAAGATAGAGAAAACTAATGCCAAAGGCAAGATAGTCATCCTTGGTGGAGGACTTTCAGGTATGAGTACCGCGGCAAGACTGACACTTCACATGGATAACCCTGATATTACAGTGATCGAACCTCAGGAACTCTCAGTATCATACCAGCCGGGCCAGACACTTGTCGGTGGCGGAATCTGGGATGAAGACGATATTGCCTTTAAAAGAGATGATTTTGTGCCGGACGGTGTAAAAGTGATCAAGGAGAAAGGTATACTCTTTAATCCTCAAAAGAATCAGC
Coding sequences:
- a CDS encoding DUF3373 family protein, translating into MKKIVSLSVMAAAATSFAFGSTADDIANLQAQIDKLKVKQGKINAQSANDNIKWGVDFRTAYDNINYDMADGSSVGNDSLLSMRLWLNMAYAPDSHNVFKGQLSMNKAFGADFGTANNKTRALSMGGMFDWTGNEALTDNSLKVRQAYWLYLGDKAFGADIPWTFSIGRRPSTTGFLANLREDDAAQSPLGHIINVEFDGLSSKLDLSNVTGVAGMSFKVCLGYGATNAEPLFTGPTPYADTENNLDDIKLGGFIFEPYNDGQFIVKATWFKAWDLPGQQSPMNPEFDGNFHQFGDMQGAALSVLVDGLTEDGYFADAKVFGSFAWSKSMPFAGQMMMGSPDDETGTSWWIGANLPVGEGAEYGTFGAEYNHGSQYWRPFTYAEDTMIGSKVAARGDAWEAYYTYQINDALSLQARYTDISYDYTGSNGFFGNYSGASIKIDDIKAGAAGFDQMAAAGVIQHQDPAGIIGDLMGAGLTQAQAQGMLMAKGMSSQVVEKAQDFRIYLRYRF
- a CDS encoding DUF302 domain-containing protein — its product is MKFLKSFLAVIGGIVIIGAIVAYVKFDLGDKMEKASKLDPKAIGAYMNMFDKVLTTGRATDAMVRRVKIDPDVSTEDVVEAMKSIATDANMVQVGDSHMSDKSIKDGKGNRYIRILHYCSPSIAKQFIDYSLAFGAFMPCRILIVEDDNGDRWLITMAMELMLFGGHTLPPEMMVKAEHVRDTMYKMMDLGAKGDF
- a CDS encoding c-type cytochrome, whose translation is MKRVVFSMLLAGVGLVAAEAPYKSGLLLPPQADKIYAKECALCHGKDGKQTSFTGIARASYAPIAGMDTAVLAKTLKEYRGGIKAKDYQFPNKYGYGAVMKSATRDLSWEEIDAVAKYVNGLK